In Streptomyces erythrochromogenes, the DNA window TCGACCAGCCGGTGCGCGCACTCGCCGGCTACCGGCGGATCACCCTCGCGCCGGGCGCGGCGCAGCGCGTCACCGTCGACATCGATGCCCGGACGCTGTCGTCGTGGGACCCGGACAAGCACGCCTGGGTGCGGGGCACCGGCCGCCGCGAGGTGTTCGCGGGACGTTCCTCGCGGGAACTGCCTCTGAGGTCAAAGGTCGTGCCGGCGAGCCGATAGGCTGCCCGTTCGGCGTGTCACAGGGGGCGCGCCGGGGACGATTCGGGAGGACGTACCGGTGCACATCCAGGAATGGCTGGAGACGATTCCGGCGGTCAGCATCTATCTCCTGGTGGGTCTGGTCATCGGCCTGGAGAGCCTCGGCATCCCGCTGCCCGGCGAGATCGTCCTGGTCAGCTCGGCGCTGCTGGCCTCGCAGCACGGGGAGATCGACCCCGTCGTACTGGGGCTCTGCGCGATCACCGGCGCCATCGTGGGCGACTCGATCGGCTACGCCATCGGGCGCAGGGGCGGCAAGCCGCTGCTGGACCGGCTGGGCCGGCGCTTCCCGAAGCACTTCGGACCCCAGCAGGTGGCCCTGGCGGAACGCTCCTTCGAGAAGTGGGGCATGTGGGCCGTCTTCTTCGGCCGGTTCGTGGCGCTGCTGCGGATCTTCGCCGGGCCGCTGGCGGGCGTGCTGCAGATGCCGTACTGGCGGTTCCTCGTCGCCAACGTCCTCGGCGGGATCCTCTGGGCGGGCGGAACGACCGCCGTCATCTACTCGGTCGGCATCGTCGCTGAGCCCTGGCTGAAGCGGTTCTCCTGGCTGGCCCTGGGCCTCGCCGTGGTGTTCGGGCTCGTCGTGACCCTGGTGGTGCGCAGCCGGATGAAGAAGGCGGCCGAGGCCGCCGGGGCAGCCGGCGCGGAGATCCCCGCGCAGTCGGCGGCCCGCGCCACCGTCGGCGACTGACGGCGGCGGAGACGCCGGGGCCGGACCGGCCGGCCGGAGTGGTCGGACGGGGGCCGGGAGGGCTCTCGCACGCGGCGCCGCCCCACCGAGCGGACGGTTCGGGAAGGGCGGGAGCGGCATCCGGGGACGGCGTCCTAGGCGTCCGGGGTGACCGAGGCGCGGTGCTGCTTGGCCAGCTCCACGTACATCAGGGCGTTGATGCGGATGTGCTCGCGCTCCTCCTCGGTCAGCTCGCGCCGCACCTTCGCGGGGACGCCCGCGACGAGCGAGCCGGGCGGGACGACCATGCCCTGCGGGACCAGCGCCTGCGCGGCGACCAGGGAACCGGCGCCGATGACCGCGCCGTTCAGGATGGTGGCGCCCATGCCGATCAGGCAGTCGTCCTCGACGGTGCAGCCGTGCACGACGGCGTTGTGGCCGATGGAGACGCGCTCCCCGATGGACACGGGGAAGCCCGGGTCCACGTGGAGCGTGCAGTTGTCCTGCACGTTGCTGTCGGCGCCGAGGGCGATCGGGCCGCAGTCGGCGCGCAGCACCGCCGAGTACCAGATGCTGGCGCCGGCGGCGAGGGTGACGTCGCCGACCGCGACCGAGGTGGGCGCGGTGAAGGCCGTGGGGTCGATGTCCGGGGTCTTTCCGCCGACACCCGCCACGAGTGCCTGGGCCGCCTGGTGCGTCATGTTCTCTTCCTCTGCCGTCCGTCGTCTGTGGTCAGTGGTCTGTCGTCCTGGTGCCGCGCCAACAGCACGGTAGGGCACACGGCCCACCGCTCCCGCGATGGGGTGAAGATCACAGGATCGTCGTCCGGCCGACCGGGGCCCGGCGCACTACCGTGGCCGGGTGCCGAAGAAACAGAACACGTTCTCATCTGTGGCGGCCCTGCGCCGCAGGCTGGCGAGCCGCGTGGTCCACACCGGCTGGCGCTGGATGCAGCAGGCCGGCGCCGTGACCGCGCAGACTCCGGGCCGGCTGCGGTTCGGTGCGATCGGGGACGGCACCCGGCTCGCGTTCCCGCAGGGCACGGTCTTCGGCGAGCGGTGGATCCGGCTCGGCGGGCACTGCATCATCGGCGAGCAGGTCACCCTGACCGCCGGCATGATGCCGGACCTCGACCTGGGCGCCGAACCGATGCTGGTGCTCGGCGACGGGGTGGTCATCGGCCGGGACAGTCACGTCATCGCGGACGCCCGCATCACGATCGGGTCGAACACCTTCTGCGGGCCCGGCGTCTACATCACGTCCACGAACCACAGCTACGACGATCCGCACGAGCCCATCGGGCGGCAGTGGCCGCGCAGTGCACCGGTGGAGATCGGCTCCGGCTGCTGGCTCGGCACCGGTTCGGTGATCCTGCCGGGCGCGCGACTGGGTCGCAACGTCGTCGTGGCCGCGGGGGCCGTGGTACGGGGCGAAGTGCCCGATCACGCCGTGGTCGCGGGGGCGCCGGCGCGCATCGTACGGCGCTGGACGCCGGAGACGGGCTGGCAGCCGCCGCTGCGGACCCCGGCGCCCGTTCCGATCCCGGACGGCATGACATCGCAGCAGCTGCGGGGGCTGGCCGAGCTCACCGAGGCCGAGCTGGCCGAGGTCGAGCACGCGGGGGCCGAGCACGCGGAGGTCGAGCACGCGGAGGCCGAGCACGCGGAGGCCGGGCGCGCGGGGGCCGGGCACGCGGGGGCCGAGCTCGCCGAGGCCGAGAAGTAGGGCGCCCGTAGGGAAGCCTCAGCCGGCGGCCAGCAGGACCGTTCCCGCGAGGGCCAGGCCGGCACCCGCCGCCTGGACGGTGCGCAGTCGCTCCTTGAGGAAGGCGAAGGCGGCGAGCGCGGTGATCACCGGGTAGAGCGAGGACAGTACGGCGGCCATGGTGACGGGGCCGTTCTGGGCGGCGACGGAGTACGTGCCGTTCGCCGCGACGTCCGCCAGGCCGACGAAGGCCAGCGCGGGCAGCAGCCCCCACAGGATCCGCGGGCCGGTGCCCTCCGGGAGGGCGGGGACACCGCGCCGGGACTGCACCCAGAGGGCTGCGCCGCCGACGGCGACGTTGGTGACCCGCTGGACGAACAGGGCGAGGAAGAGCCCGGTGAGGGTGGTGGAGGCCTGCGCTATCAGGGCCATCACGGCGCCGAAGCCGAAGGCCGCGACCAGGGTGAGGACCACGGCCTGCCGCTGGACGGGGGCGCCGCGCAGTTCGGGTCCGCCGGCGAGGACGATGCCGACGACGGCCACGGCGATACCGGCGAACTGGCCCGGGCCGGGCCGCTCGCCCAGCATCAGCCCGGCGGCGACGGGCACGACCACGCCGAGGGAGCCGAGCGGCGAGACCACGCCCATCGGGCCGAGGGCCAGCGCCTTGTAGAAGCTGAGCATGGCGACCGGTCCGACCAGGCCGGCGGCGACGGCGAACCACAGCCGGGGGTCGGCCTCGTGCCAGGCGCCGGTGCCGAGGACCACGGCGCCCAGCACGACGACGGCGACGACCTGCGAGACGACGACCACCGTGAGCGCCGGTATCTTGCGGGTCAGCAGCCCGCCGCCGAAGTCGGCGAGGCCCCACAGCACGGCTGTGGCCAGGGCGAAGAGGGCGGTCATCGGGAGGCCTCGCAGTACAGTGCAGTGAACGCCGGAGTGCAGCATCGAATACGGAACACGTTAGTGCACCCTGTTGGACCGTGTCATCCAGGATATTGGACGGAATGGTGTCGGATCTCGAACAGCTCAGCCAGGCGCTCGCCCGGAACCTCAAGAGGTGGCGCGGAGAGCGCGGCTTCACGCTGGACTCCCTGGCGGCCCGCGCCGGCGTGAGCCGCGGGATGATCATCCAGATCGAGCAGGCCCGTACGAACCCCAGCGTGGGCACCACGGTCCGGCTGGCCGACGCGCTGGGCGTCAGCATCTCCGCGCTCCTGGACTACGACCGCGGCCCCCAGGTCCGGGTCGTCCCACCGGAGCAGGTGGTGCGGATCTGGTCGAGCGAGGCGGGCAGCTCCACGACCATGCTGATCGGCACCGACGAGCGCGGGCCCATGGAGCTGTGGACCTGGCACCTGGTACCGGGGGAGGGCACGGACTCCGTCCCGCACCCCTCCGGCACCATCGAGATGCTGCACGTCACCGCCGGGGAGCTGACCCTGGTGGTCGGCGAGGAGGAGTTCCGCGTCCCCACCGGAGCCGCGGCCGCCTTCGAGGCCAACCTCCCGCACTCCTACCGCAACGAAGGCTCCGTGCCGATGGAGATGACCCTCGCGGTGTCGGTCCCGCCGGTGTCCGCGCCGGTCCCCGCGACCGCGACCGCGCACGCACACGGCGGCACGGCCGCGGGCCGGGAAGGTTAAAGGGCCGGGATCTCGATCGCCGGGCAGCGGTCCATCACCATCGTCAGCCCGGCCTCGCGGGTCCGGTCGAAGGCGGCCTCGTCGATCACGCCGAGCTGGAACCAGACGGCCTCGGCGCCGACGGCGGCCGCCTGGTCGGCCACGGCCCCGGCCAGCTCGCTGTTCACGAAGACGTCCACCACGTCCACCTTGAACGGGATCGCCTCCAGCGAGGCGTACCCCGGCTCGCCGTGCACGGTCTCGGCCTTGGGGTGCACGGGGACCACGCGCTTGCCGTACTGCTGGAGCACACGGGCCACCCCGTAGGCCGCCCGGTCCCGGTTGTTCGAGAGGCCCACCACGGCCCAGGTGTCGCCGAGCTCGGTGAGGATCTTGCGAATGGTTGCCGGATCGCCGTACACGCGTGCCGCCTCCTGCTGCTGTCTGCCGTCGTCTGCTGCTCAGCCGCATCAACCGAAATCCCGCACCCCCGATTCCCGCTGGCCGCTCGGCACACACCCCGCCCGGCAGGCCGGGCCCGCCCGGGAAGGCGGTGCCGCAGCGGGGCGCCGGGGCCTGAGCGGCCACGGACTAGGGTGGAGCGGTGAAGGCAGACCAGTACGTGACGGTGGCCCGTGAGGGCGTGCACGAGTCGGAGATCAACCGCTCGCGCTTCCTGTGCTCGCTCGCGCCCGCCGCGACCGAGCGGGAGGCGCAGGAGTTCGTCGCACGCATCCGCAAGGAGCACCCCACCGCCTCGCACAACTGCTACGCCTACGTCATCGGCGCCGACGCAGCCGTCCAGAAGGCCAGTGACGACGGGGAGCCCGGCGGTACCGCCGGGGTGCCCATGCTGCAGATGCTCATGCGCCGGGACGTCCGCTACGCCGTCGCCGTCGTCACCCGCTACTACGGAGGCGTCAAGCTCGGCGCAGGCGGGCTGATCCGGGCCTACGGCGGCGTCGTCGGCGAGGCGCTCGACGAACTCGGCACCGTGACCCGGCGGCGCTACCGGCTGGCCACCGTCACCGTCGACCACCAGCGGGCCGGCAAGACCCAGAACGACCTGCGCTCCACCGGCCGGACCGTGGTGGACCTGCGCTACGGGGCCGCCGTGGAGATCGAGGTCGCCCTCCCCGAGGCGGATCTGCCCGCCTTCGAGGCCTGGCTCGCCGACAGCACGGCCGGTACGGCCGCCCTCACCCTCGGCGGGGAGACGTACGCGCCCTGAGCGCCCCCGGGGACGGGTTAGCGTAGTGGGGTTCAGCGAGCGGGAGACGACC includes these proteins:
- a CDS encoding DMT family transporter, with amino-acid sequence MTALFALATAVLWGLADFGGGLLTRKIPALTVVVVSQVVAVVVLGAVVLGTGAWHEADPRLWFAVAAGLVGPVAMLSFYKALALGPMGVVSPLGSLGVVVPVAAGLMLGERPGPGQFAGIAVAVVGIVLAGGPELRGAPVQRQAVVLTLVAAFGFGAVMALIAQASTTLTGLFLALFVQRVTNVAVGGAALWVQSRRGVPALPEGTGPRILWGLLPALAFVGLADVAANGTYSVAAQNGPVTMAAVLSSLYPVITALAAFAFLKERLRTVQAAGAGLALAGTVLLAAG
- a CDS encoding acyltransferase translates to MPKKQNTFSSVAALRRRLASRVVHTGWRWMQQAGAVTAQTPGRLRFGAIGDGTRLAFPQGTVFGERWIRLGGHCIIGEQVTLTAGMMPDLDLGAEPMLVLGDGVVIGRDSHVIADARITIGSNTFCGPGVYITSTNHSYDDPHEPIGRQWPRSAPVEIGSGCWLGTGSVILPGARLGRNVVVAAGAVVRGEVPDHAVVAGAPARIVRRWTPETGWQPPLRTPAPVPIPDGMTSQQLRGLAELTEAELAEVEHAGAEHAEVEHAEAEHAEAGRAGAGHAGAELAEAEK
- a CDS encoding CoA-binding protein, with protein sequence MYGDPATIRKILTELGDTWAVVGLSNNRDRAAYGVARVLQQYGKRVVPVHPKAETVHGEPGYASLEAIPFKVDVVDVFVNSELAGAVADQAAAVGAEAVWFQLGVIDEAAFDRTREAGLTMVMDRCPAIEIPAL
- a CDS encoding gamma carbonic anhydrase family protein, coding for MTHQAAQALVAGVGGKTPDIDPTAFTAPTSVAVGDVTLAAGASIWYSAVLRADCGPIALGADSNVQDNCTLHVDPGFPVSIGERVSIGHNAVVHGCTVEDDCLIGMGATILNGAVIGAGSLVAAQALVPQGMVVPPGSLVAGVPAKVRRELTEEEREHIRINALMYVELAKQHRASVTPDA
- a CDS encoding YigZ family protein, which gives rise to MKADQYVTVAREGVHESEINRSRFLCSLAPAATEREAQEFVARIRKEHPTASHNCYAYVIGADAAVQKASDDGEPGGTAGVPMLQMLMRRDVRYAVAVVTRYYGGVKLGAGGLIRAYGGVVGEALDELGTVTRRRYRLATVTVDHQRAGKTQNDLRSTGRTVVDLRYGAAVEIEVALPEADLPAFEAWLADSTAGTAALTLGGETYAP
- a CDS encoding DedA family protein, which gives rise to MHIQEWLETIPAVSIYLLVGLVIGLESLGIPLPGEIVLVSSALLASQHGEIDPVVLGLCAITGAIVGDSIGYAIGRRGGKPLLDRLGRRFPKHFGPQQVALAERSFEKWGMWAVFFGRFVALLRIFAGPLAGVLQMPYWRFLVANVLGGILWAGGTTAVIYSVGIVAEPWLKRFSWLALGLAVVFGLVVTLVVRSRMKKAAEAAGAAGAEIPAQSAARATVGD
- a CDS encoding helix-turn-helix domain-containing protein, which produces MSDLEQLSQALARNLKRWRGERGFTLDSLAARAGVSRGMIIQIEQARTNPSVGTTVRLADALGVSISALLDYDRGPQVRVVPPEQVVRIWSSEAGSSTTMLIGTDERGPMELWTWHLVPGEGTDSVPHPSGTIEMLHVTAGELTLVVGEEEFRVPTGAAAAFEANLPHSYRNEGSVPMEMTLAVSVPPVSAPVPATATAHAHGGTAAGREG